One genomic segment of Belonocnema kinseyi isolate 2016_QV_RU_SX_M_011 chromosome 2, B_treatae_v1, whole genome shotgun sequence includes these proteins:
- the LOC117167571 gene encoding larval cuticle protein 65Ag1-like has translation MKFLILSFALLAVVAADVSHLRSPYPLVKILRQAHDASPDGSYKYAYETENGIVAEQSGQPGPVGPEGPAVVARGSYKYVGDDGVTYEVKYVADETGFHPEGVHIPLVPEVIERSLKFNAAHPETHYNNGFVHNTVTTRPKPFRH, from the exons ATGAAATTCCTT ATTCTATCCTTTGCCCTTTTGGCAGTTGTAGCAGCTGATGTTTCCCATCTTAGAAGCCCATACCCACTAGTCAAGATTTTAAGACAGGCACATGATGCTTCCCCTGATGGTTCCTACAAGTATGCATATGAAACCGAAAATGGAATCGTAGCTGAGCAATCTGGACAACCAGGACCAGTGGGTCCTGAGGGACCCGCTGTTGTAGCTCGAGGAAGTTACAAATATGTTGGAGATGACGGAGTGACATACGAAGTAAAATACGTCGCGGACGAAACTGGATTTCATCCCGAAGGAGTGCACATTCCTCTCGTTCCGGAAGTCATTGAACGTTCTTTGAAATTCAACGCAGCTCATCCTGAAACTCATTATAATAATGGTTTTGTGCATAACACAGTCACCACTCGACCCAAACCATTCCGTCACTGA